In the Candidatus Ancaeobacter aquaticus genome, TGAAGACTTGAGTGCACGAGCGACATACTCTTTGGAATCAGTTATCAGGGCCTTTTTTGGTTTCTCGGTTAACGGCTGTTTTGCCGCCGCTCCCGCTGCGAGAGCCGCTTTCAGCCCGGCATGCGCGCCTGCAAGTTTAGGATTAAGCCTTATCGCCTTATTAAAACTAGCAATGGCCAAAGCATTCTCACCGTTTCTTAAAAGGCATGTCCCTAACATATGATGCGCCCACGCGGATCCGGGAGTAAGCTCTGTCAGCTTTTTAAAATTAAGACTGGCGTTTTTATAATCTTTGTTTTTGAAATAGCATTGCCCTAGTCCGCTATATGAGCCTGCAAGTTTAGGATTAAGCTTTATCGCCTTATTCAAACTAACAAT is a window encoding:
- a CDS encoding tetratricopeptide repeat protein, giving the protein IVSLNKAIKLNPKLAGSYSGLGQCYFKNKDYKNASLNFKKLTELTPGSAWAHHMLGTCLLRNGENALAIASFNKAIRLNPKLAGAHAGLKAALAAGAAAKQPLTEKPKKALITDSKEYVARALKSSLHAPRRSTDIETETADETAEKFTEKIEIDMRTDYQTDNRYLYGPDQRQSQTRDSMTGGAQRMTPTSLDNH